The genomic segment GACGCAAAAGAGATGCAGGCCGCGCACCGGTGCAACGCGCAGATTTTCCCGGTCAGCCGGCTCTATCAGGCGCATATACCGACCTATCCCTCAGGCCATTGGCTGTTCGGTTTTTCTTCCAAAGGTCTTGACCCCATAAAGGACTTTAAACCGGATTACTGGAACAGTTTCGGAATTACGACTCACTATTACAACACACCGCTGCATCTCGGAGCTTTTGCGCTGCCGAATTATATCAAGGAGCTGCTCGCCGATGAGAAATAATACGAATCATAAAAACGTGCAAACCTTTCTTGCCTGTGATGCCGGGTATAAAGAAGCGCAGGCGGTGTTGTTCGGCGCGCCGTTTGACGGAACCACCTCGTTCCGTCCCGGCACACGGTTCGGGCCGTCCGCCATCCGAAACGAGTCTTTCGGTATTGAGACCTATTCGCCCTATTGTGATAAAGATCTGACCGATTTCCGCGTCTATGACGGCGGTGATTTGGAACTCCCCTTCGGCAACACCGGGCGCGTGCTGCAGCAGATCGAAAAATATACCCAAAAACTGCTTTCGGATAGCAAGCGCTTTTTGATGCTGGGCGGCGAACATCTGGTTACCCTTGGCGCTCTGCGCGCGGCGGTCAGGCGTTATCCGGATCTGCATATTCTCCATCTTGACGCTCATACCGATTTACGCGACGACTACATCGGCGAAAAATTGTCGCACTCCACGGTCATCCGCCGGGCATGGGAACTCGTCGGCGACGGAAAGATTCATCAGTTCGGCATCCGAAGCGGCGAAAAATATGAATTCGAATTCGCACAGGCACATACTAACTTACGCAAGTTTGATCTTGCGGGCTTCGAACAGATCGTCGCCCGATTGAAAGATCAGCCGGTATACTTCACCCTCGATTTGGATGTGCTCGATTCCTCGGTCTTTTGCGGAACCGGTACCCCCGAAGCCGGCGGTGTGACTTTTAAAGAATTGATCGAAGCGATTTTACAGTTAAATCGGCTGAATATCGTGGGCGGCGATGTCGTCGAACTCTGCCCGCATTACGACCAGAGCGGCAGTTCTACGGCCGCTGCCTGTAAAATCACCCGGGAAGTACTATTACAAATTTTAAAATAAAACCTAAAAGGAGGCTATATTATGGGAAAATGTATGATTATCGGCTGCGGCGGCGTCGCGAGTGTCGCCATCCACAAATGCTGCCAAAACAGCGAGGCCTTTGAAGAGATCATGATCGCAAGCCGCACCAAATCCAAGTGCGATGCGCTCAAAGCCAAGCTCGAGGGCACTACCAAGACCAAGATTCAAACCGCGCAAGTGGACGCGGATCATGTCGACGAACTCGTTGCGCTGATTCAAAAGTTCAAGCCGGACGTCGTGCTGAACCTCGCTTTGCCCTATCAGGATTTGACCATTATGGACGCCTGCCTTGCGACCAAGACGCATTATGTCGACACCGCAAACTACGAGCCGCCGGAGCTTGCGAAATTCGAGTATAAATGGCAGTGGGCATACCGGGAAAAATTCAACAAGGCCGGAATCTGCGCATTGCTCGGCAGCGGCTTTGACCCGGGCGTGACGGGCGTATATTCGGCATACGCGCAAAAGCATTATTTTGATGAGATAAATTATATCGACATCCTCGACTGCAACGGCGGCGACCACGGCTACCCGTTCGCGACCAACTTCAATCCGGAGATCAACATCCGCGAGGTCACCGCAAAGGGCAGCTACTGGGAAAACGGCAAATGGGTCGAGACCGAGCCGATGGAGATCAAGCGCGAATACGACTTTAAAGACGTCGGGAAAAAGGATATGTATCTGCTCCACCACGAAGAATTGGAGAGTTTGGGCCTCAATATCAAGGGCATCAAGCGGATCCGTTTCTTTATGACCTTCGGCCAGAGCTATCTCACCCATTTAAAATGCTTACAGGACGTCGGAATGACTTCCATCGAGCCGATTGAATTTGAGGGCCATCAGATCATCCCGCTGCAATTTTTGAAAGCGGTGCTGCCCGATCCCGCGAGTTTGGGCCCCCGCACCGTCGGTAAGACCAACATCGGCTGCATCTTCCAGGGCGTCAAGGACGGCAAGCCCAAGACCTATTATGTCTATAACATCTGCGACCATCAGGCGTGCTATCGCGAAGTCGGCAGCCAGGCGATCTCCTACACCACGGGTGTTCCCGCGATGATCGGCGCGATGCTCGTGATGAACGGCATCTGGAATAAGCCGGGCGTGTGGAATATGGAAGAGTTCGACCCGGATCCGTTTATGGACGCGCTGAACAAATGGGGCCTGCCGTGGGAAGAAGATTTCAACCCCGTGCTCGTTGACTGATGAACGACCTCCTTTATTCGGTCGAGACGCCCTGCTATGTCGTCGATGAGAAGCGGCTCGAAGATAACCTCGTCATTTTAGCGGATGTGGCAAAACAGGCGGGCTGCAAAATTCTACTTGCCCAGAAGGCCTTTTCGATGTTTGCCGTCTATCCGCTCATCGGGAAATATCTTTCGGGCACGACGGCAAGCGGGTTGTTCGAAGCCAAGTTAGGCCACGATGAGATGGGCAAAGAGACTCATATCTTTTCTGCCGCTTACCCCGAAAAGGATTTCGACGAGATTTTAACACTTTGCGACCATATCAGCTTCAATTCGTTCTCCCAGTGGGAAAAATACCGCGAAAAAGCCCTTGCCGCCAAGAAAAGCTGCGGAATACGGATCAATCCCGAGCATTCCACGCAGGGTAAAAGCATCTACGACCCCTGCGCCGAGGGCTCCCGCTTGGGCGTCACCCGAGAAAACTTCCGCGAAGACCTGTTGGACGGCATTGAGGGGCTGCATTTTCACACCCTCTGCGAACAAAACAGCGACGCACTGGTCGAAACGCTTGCGGTGGTGGACGAAAAGTTCGGCGAATTTATCCCGCGCATGAAAATTAAATGGGTCAACTTCGGCGGCGGCCACCACATCACCCGAGCCGATTACGACCGAAAAACGTTGATTGACTGTATTAAACGGTTCAAGGATAAATATCAAGTTGAGGTCTATCTGGAGCCGGGCGAGGCCGTCGCCTATTACGCCGGATATCTGGTAGCCTCGGTGCTGGACATCGTTCATAATAGCATTGACATCGCCCTGCTGGACGCCTCTGCCGCCTGCCATATGCCCGACGTGATCGAAATGCCTTACCGCCCGCCGCTTTGGCAGAGCGGGAAATCGGGAGAAAAGCCGTATACCTACCGCCTTGCGGGCTCAACCTGCCTTGCCGGTGATATAATCGGGGATTACTCTTTTGACACGCCTCTGAAAATCGGGGATAAGTTGATTTTCGAGGACATGGCGATTTATTCGATGGTCAAAAACAACACTTTCAACGGCATGTGCCTGCCCTCTATCGCATTGTTGAAAAAGGACGGCAAGATTGAGCATATCCGAACGTTCGGATATGAGAATTTCAAAAACAGGTTGTCTTGATAGCATACGTCAATATAACAGCATAAGACCCGCCCGCCTTGAAAAACGGCGAGCGGGTTGCATTTTCGCGATTGAAGACAGCTTTTTGCTGTAGTATAATAATCCCAAGCAGTTCTTATCTGATTCGACTGGGGATGAAATCATGTGCGCATCGGTAAAACGCGGATATTATCCCTCTGACAAGATCAATTTTTCCGGCTCCGCGCTCGGAACGCTGAACCGCGCGGCTGAGGAGTTGTTTTTCCTATTGAACCGCGGCTATCCCGCCAAAAGCGCCTCCGCCTTCATCGGCAATCACTATCTGCTCCCGGAGCGCGGACGGGTCGCCCTGACGCGCGCCGTCGCCTCCGAAAAAGATATCGCAGCCCGAAAGGCCAAACAGCGGGGGAAGGTTCCGGAAGGGGAGACCGTCCACATTGATGGATTTAATCAGATCATTACTCTCGAAGTCGCATTGTCCGGTTCTCCGGTGATTGCCTGCATGGACGGGACCTACCGCGATCTCGCCGGATTGCGCGGCACCTACCGCCTGATCGACAAGACCGATACCGCGATCAAACTTATTTTCTCCGCGCTGCGGGAATTTTCCGCGCAAAAAGCGGTTTTCCTGCTCGATAAACCGATCTCCAACTCCGGCAGATTGAAAACCCGGATTGCGGAGATTGCCGAAGAAGAGCAATTCGAGACCGAAATCGAACTTGCCGATAAAGTCGATCAGACGCTCTATGAGCTTTCAAACGTTGTCACAAGCGACAGTGTGATTTTAGACCGCTGCGAGAGCTGGTTAAACCTGAATGAAATCCTGATTCCCGCAATTCAGGACATATGGATTATCAAACTCCAAGGATATATTTTGTCGAATAAAACAGATAGTATATAGAAAAGAGAGAATCATGAACAAAAAAAATTATCTCGCAGACGATAAATACCGTATGAATTACGAGGTTTTTACCCCCGAGACATTCAAAAAGAATCTGCCCCTGATTATTTTTTTACATGGTGCGGGCGAACGCGGCACGGTTGTAGAGCACCTCGGCCGCCATGGAATTCCGCTGATGCTCGAAAAAGGATTCGAAACCGAAGCCGTGATTTTGTGCCCGCAATGCCCGGGCGACTGTGTTTGGGACAATATCCCGTGGGAGGTTAAAGCCCTCATCGACCGGGTGATCGACGAATACGACGTCGACCGTACGCGGGTCTCGCTGACCGGCGGGAGCATGGGCGGCTTCGGCACCTGGATGATCGGACTCACCTTCCCGAATTTCTTCTCGGCGATTGCGCCCGTAGCAGGCGGCGGGATGTCGTGGCGCTGTTCCAATCTGAGCACCACGCCGGTGCATGCCTACCACGGCAGCGCGGACACGGCGGTCCCGTTAGTTTATTCGCAGCTGATGGTGGACTCGGTCATCAAAAACGGCGGAAAAGCGACGCTGACCGTGCTCGACGGTTACGACCACTGCGGCGGCATCAACACCGCTTATCAGCAATACGGCGTTGTCGATTGGCTGCTCTCGCAGCAGCGCACCGATTTTACCCCGATCCCGGAAGCGCTCTCGTTTTATTATTAATATAGTAAAGTCACTTAAAAACCTCGCTCTTATTAATCAGAGTTCCTTCGCTGCGCTCACGATGACAGTCTCTCTTAAACAACAGAGCCGCGTCGATTCGTCACGGCTCTGTTCATATCGAGGGCAATATCTTTGGAATAATCGAACGCCTATTTTGATACCATCGTATCAAAGCGGGTGTTCTGTTATTTTCGAAAAAATGGCGTCACTAAAGGATTTTTCGATATTATTTAACGATTTCCGGCTCTTGTTATCGCTTGATATACAAAATGAGGGCATACTTAAATTTTTACATCAAATCTTTTAACGAAAGGTCATTACTATGTGCATTTTAAGTAGGTATGTGCACATTTAATTATTCCTCTTAAAAGGACATCCGGATTTTTGCAAGCCAATGCGGGTTGATCCAGGTGACGCATTGATGAGAGAATAAAGTTGAAAAATCGTAACATTGTTACATTATGGGATTTAAAATCTGGAAATGCTTGACACAAGGAAATTAATAGTGTAAAATATAACCAACAGAACGAAATCAGAGCGAAAAATGAGACAGAGAATTATTAAATAATCGAAAGGAAAAAAATTTAAGTAGAAAAGCGAATTCGCTTGAGAAAATTTAATAACACGAAGGAGGTGAAAACACGATGGGAGCATGGAAAAAAGTTCATTTTTCGGTATGTTTGATTTTCGCTGGAAACGATTTTGGCCAAACCGATTCCGCCGATGTTGAATCGGAGAAAATCAAACGGCATGTTACCTGTCGGCCGCAGCGGGCAATAAGGCCTGTACGGGAAGTGCTGATTTTGATTGAATGACCCGGAGCCGCCAAACTAATTGTTGTCAGATCACAATTTGCCTAAAAAAACAGGTTCTGGGCGGTTTCGGGAAATGAGTAGGCCTGTAAGTTAAAAATATGTGATACATCATGGCCAAAAATAAGGGCCTCGATTGTGTTACATAGGGAATGACTAAGGAGGTCAAACATATGAAAAAGCTCATTACTCTTGTCATGGTTGCCATGCTTGCTGTTTGCTGCTTTACCATAAACACGTTTGCCAGAACAGCGGAAGGATATGTGGATCTGACTGTTTCAATCGGCGGAGGATACAGCTCCGGAAGCACAATGGTCGGGGTATACCCTGACGAAGATCCGTTGACGTTTTCTCCGATCTGGGCCTATGCTGAAA from the Oscillospiraceae bacterium genome contains:
- the speB gene encoding agmatinase; protein product: MRNNTNHKNVQTFLACDAGYKEAQAVLFGAPFDGTTSFRPGTRFGPSAIRNESFGIETYSPYCDKDLTDFRVYDGGDLELPFGNTGRVLQQIEKYTQKLLSDSKRFLMLGGEHLVTLGALRAAVRRYPDLHILHLDAHTDLRDDYIGEKLSHSTVIRRAWELVGDGKIHQFGIRSGEKYEFEFAQAHTNLRKFDLAGFEQIVARLKDQPVYFTLDLDVLDSSVFCGTGTPEAGGVTFKELIEAILQLNRLNIVGGDVVELCPHYDQSGSSTAAACKITREVLLQILK
- a CDS encoding saccharopine dehydrogenase family protein: MGKCMIIGCGGVASVAIHKCCQNSEAFEEIMIASRTKSKCDALKAKLEGTTKTKIQTAQVDADHVDELVALIQKFKPDVVLNLALPYQDLTIMDACLATKTHYVDTANYEPPELAKFEYKWQWAYREKFNKAGICALLGSGFDPGVTGVYSAYAQKHYFDEINYIDILDCNGGDHGYPFATNFNPEINIREVTAKGSYWENGKWVETEPMEIKREYDFKDVGKKDMYLLHHEELESLGLNIKGIKRIRFFMTFGQSYLTHLKCLQDVGMTSIEPIEFEGHQIIPLQFLKAVLPDPASLGPRTVGKTNIGCIFQGVKDGKPKTYYVYNICDHQACYREVGSQAISYTTGVPAMIGAMLVMNGIWNKPGVWNMEEFDPDPFMDALNKWGLPWEEDFNPVLVD
- the nspC gene encoding carboxynorspermidine decarboxylase, giving the protein MNDLLYSVETPCYVVDEKRLEDNLVILADVAKQAGCKILLAQKAFSMFAVYPLIGKYLSGTTASGLFEAKLGHDEMGKETHIFSAAYPEKDFDEILTLCDHISFNSFSQWEKYREKALAAKKSCGIRINPEHSTQGKSIYDPCAEGSRLGVTRENFREDLLDGIEGLHFHTLCEQNSDALVETLAVVDEKFGEFIPRMKIKWVNFGGGHHITRADYDRKTLIDCIKRFKDKYQVEVYLEPGEAVAYYAGYLVASVLDIVHNSIDIALLDASAACHMPDVIEMPYRPPLWQSGKSGEKPYTYRLAGSTCLAGDIIGDYSFDTPLKIGDKLIFEDMAIYSMVKNNTFNGMCLPSIALLKKDGKIEHIRTFGYENFKNRLS
- a CDS encoding DUF434 domain-containing protein codes for the protein MCASVKRGYYPSDKINFSGSALGTLNRAAEELFFLLNRGYPAKSASAFIGNHYLLPERGRVALTRAVASEKDIAARKAKQRGKVPEGETVHIDGFNQIITLEVALSGSPVIACMDGTYRDLAGLRGTYRLIDKTDTAIKLIFSALREFSAQKAVFLLDKPISNSGRLKTRIAEIAEEEQFETEIELADKVDQTLYELSNVVTSDSVILDRCESWLNLNEILIPAIQDIWIIKLQGYILSNKTDSI